A part of Saccharomonospora amisosensis genomic DNA contains:
- a CDS encoding C40 family peptidase codes for MTAYPRRSAATRTAVTAMALTIALAPFQASAQPQDGTSDAMERYQELGAQAADAEEDLSEAEDGLARRQQALDEANAALAKANRALRQAQDAEAAFRDEADNLAAASLRNGRIARWSAILTNESSQEFLDKMSALGVLANNNAETLSRLSGIRDRADAARAEAAQARQRARAATAEAERAVRAIEERKAKLDAQIEQVRSALDDLSSTERATLGTVQDTGSYLGPPGAANDALQAALSRRGSEYEWGATGPNEFDCSGLTSWSYAQAGITIPRTSRQQWGAGKPVSLDALLPGDLLFYDDGTGDPSAIHHVGMYVGEGKMVDAPTEGQLVDVRSMEGDGHLSGARRIVG; via the coding sequence GTGACTGCGTACCCACGCCGCAGCGCCGCCACCAGGACCGCTGTAACCGCGATGGCGCTGACGATCGCCCTGGCCCCGTTTCAAGCCAGTGCTCAACCACAGGACGGCACGTCGGATGCCATGGAGCGCTACCAGGAACTCGGGGCGCAGGCAGCCGATGCCGAGGAAGACCTGTCCGAAGCCGAGGATGGGCTGGCACGCCGGCAGCAGGCACTGGACGAGGCCAATGCCGCGCTGGCCAAGGCAAATCGGGCACTGCGGCAGGCGCAGGACGCGGAGGCGGCGTTTCGGGACGAAGCCGACAACCTCGCCGCCGCCAGCCTTCGCAACGGCCGCATCGCGCGGTGGTCGGCGATACTGACCAACGAGTCCAGCCAGGAGTTCCTGGACAAGATGTCAGCGCTGGGCGTACTCGCCAACAACAACGCCGAGACCCTCAGCCGGCTCAGCGGCATCAGGGATCGGGCCGATGCCGCCCGAGCCGAAGCGGCGCAAGCAAGGCAACGAGCCCGAGCGGCCACAGCCGAGGCCGAACGTGCTGTGCGTGCCATCGAGGAACGTAAGGCCAAGTTGGACGCGCAGATCGAGCAGGTTCGGTCGGCGCTGGACGACCTCAGCTCCACCGAACGGGCCACGCTGGGGACGGTCCAGGACACCGGCAGTTACCTCGGCCCTCCCGGCGCGGCCAACGACGCACTACAGGCCGCGCTGTCCCGCCGTGGTTCCGAGTACGAGTGGGGCGCCACCGGACCGAACGAGTTCGACTGCTCAGGGCTCACCTCGTGGTCCTACGCGCAGGCGGGCATCACGATCCCCCGCACCAGCCGACAACAGTGGGGTGCGGGCAAACCTGTTTCGCTCGACGCGCTGCTGCCCGGCGACCTGCTGTTCTACGACGACGGGACTGGCGACCCCAGCGCCATCCACCACGTCGGGATGTATGTCGGTGAAGGCAAGATGGTCGACGCGCCGACGGAGGGGCAACTCGTCGATGTGCGGTCGATGGAGGGTGACGGGCACCTGAGCGGCGCCCGACGCATCGTCGGCTGA